GCCCGCGTGCAGCAGCCAGCGGTTCTGCTGCTGGACCGCCACGGCGCAGTGGCCGCGGGTGTGGCCGGGCAGCGGCACCAGCAGGATGTCCGGGGCACGCATCACCCTGGACGCGGGGAAGCCGAACCACATCGAGTCGGCGGTGTCGTGGATGACCCAGTCGACGCCATGGGCCCACTGGTCCGGAACGTACCGCCCGGCCTCAAGCCTGGTGTCGCGGCGCATCGCCGAGCGGTACTCGTCGGCCATGACGTGCACCCTGGCGTGCGGGAAGTCGGCGAGCCCCCCGGCGTGGTCCGGATCGAGGTGGGTCAGCACGATGTCCTGGACGTCGTACGGGTCGTAGCCGAGCGCCCGCACCTGGTGGACCGCCGTGCGCGACAGGTCGAGCTCGGGACGCATCGTGTGGCGGAACAGCCCGCCGAGCCGCCGTGGGTCCGACACCTCGGCCGCGCCGAGGCCGGTGTCGACCAGCACCAGACCGCTGCCGGTGGCTATCAGCAGGCAGTGCGAGACGAGGGGGATGCCGCCGATGGGGCGCATGGGTCCGCAGTCGAGATGGTGCACGGTCAGGGACGAGCGCCGCTGCCGAAGGGTGGTGGTGCTCACGGACATATGGGTCTCCTGCGGCCAGGGGGAGACCCGGCGAGGGGCCGGGCTGGGAGAAAACGGCGGGGAGGCGACGGCGGGAAGGGAGGATGGTGACCGTACGGATACGACGTGCGGGTGAACCGCTACGGCGGCTTACACCGTAAGTACGTGACAGGAGCGAAGCACCTACGCTGTAAGCCGTCAAGCGTTACCGCGCGTAGCCACCCGAAAGAGAGTGACCGCCATGGCGCAGGAACCTCGACGTGAACTCCCGCCCCACCGAGAACCGTTGACACGGGAGAGAATCGTCGCGGCCGCGCTGGTGAT
This DNA window, taken from Streptomyces sp. SCSIO 30461, encodes the following:
- a CDS encoding MBL fold metallo-hydrolase, with protein sequence MSVSTTTLRQRRSSLTVHHLDCGPMRPIGGIPLVSHCLLIATGSGLVLVDTGLGAAEVSDPRRLGGLFRHTMRPELDLSRTAVHQVRALGYDPYDVQDIVLTHLDPDHAGGLADFPHARVHVMADEYRSAMRRDTRLEAGRYVPDQWAHGVDWVIHDTADSMWFGFPASRVMRAPDILLVPLPGHTRGHCAVAVQQQNRWLLHAGDAYAFHGEIDLRRRRCPRPLALHQRMMADDHRLRLDQMDRLIALRRAHPRQIRIFSSRDAQEFDLLSDRA